One region of Juglans microcarpa x Juglans regia isolate MS1-56 chromosome 7S, Jm3101_v1.0, whole genome shotgun sequence genomic DNA includes:
- the LOC121241207 gene encoding polyamine oxidase 1, translating into MDSPSRSSVVIVGAGVSGISAAKILAENGVEDLVILEASDRIGGRIRKEDFGGVSVELGAGWIAGVGGKESNPVWELANQSDLRTHFSDYSNARYNIYDRSGKIFPSGIAADSYKKAVDSAIQQLRREEAIRESIRGCGCDVSRVTEPPSAPKTPIELAIDFILHDFEMAEVEPISTFVDFGEREYLVADQRGYEYLLYKMAEDFLCTSEGKILDSRLKLNKVVRELQHSRNGVKVITEDGCVYEANYVVLSVSIGVLQSDLISFRPPLPRWKMEAIETCDVMVYTKIFLKFPHKFWPCGPEKEFFIYAHERRGYYTFWQHMENAFPGSNILVVTLTNGESKRVEAQPDEETLKEAMGVLRVMFGPNIPNATDILVPRWWNNRFQRGSYSNYPIIPNPQLVQNIKAPVGRIFFTGEHTSERFNGYVHGGYLAGIDTGTSLLEEIRKGRKGESQNHLLEPLLALTGSLTLSTQTEAVSSLHKCDIPTQLYLSGKLGLPEAIL; encoded by the exons ATGGATTCCCCTTCTCGCTCTTCCGTCGTCATAGTCGGTGCCGGAGTCTCCG GAATATCGGCGGCGAAGATTTTAGCGGAGAACGGAGTGGAGGACCTGGTGATTCTTGAAGCTTCGGACCGAATCGGCGGGAGGATCAGAAAGGAGGATTTTGGGGGCGTGTCGGTGGAGCTCGGGGCGGGGTGGATCGCCGGAGTCGGTGGCAAAGAGTCAAACCCCGTCTGGGAGCTCGCCAACCAATCCGACCTCCGCACCCACTTCTCCGACTACAGCAATGCCCGCTACAACATCTACGACCGCAG CGGCAAGATTTTCCCGAGCGGAATCGCGGCCGACTCGTACAAGAAGGCGGTGGACTCGGCGATTCAACAGCTAAGGAGAGAGGAGGCGATCCGGGAATCGATCCGGGGTTGCGGTTGCGACGTCAGCAGAGTAACCGAACCACCTTC TGCTCCGAAAACGCCGATAGAGCTCGCCATTGACTTCATCTTGCATGATTTTGAGATGGCAG AGGTTGAGCCAATATCAACTTTCGTAGATTTCGGGGAACGCGAATATTTAGTCGCAGATCAAAGAGGGTATGAGTATTTGCTATACAAGATGGCTGAGGATTTTCTTTGTACCTCTGAGGGTAAAATCTTGGACAGTCGTCTCAAACTAAACAAG GTTGTTCGGGAATTACAGCACTCGAGAAACGGCGTGAAGGTAATAACGGAGGATGGTTGCGTCTACGAAGCCAATTACGTCGTTTTGTCTGTCAGCATCGGTGTTCTCCAAAGCGACCTCATTTCCTTCAGACCTCCCTTGCCC aGGTGGAAAATGGAGGCCATAGAGACATGTGACGTGATGGTGTACACAAAGATCTTCTTAAAATTTCCGCACAAGTTCTGGCCATGTGGACCTGAAAAAGAGTTCTTCATCTATGCCCACGAGAGGAGGGGCTACTACACGTTCTGGCAG CACATGGAGAATGCATTCCCTGGTTCAAATATCCTGGTCGTAACATTGACGAATGGGGAATCAAAACGTGTGGAGGCTCAACCAGATGAAGAAACATTGAAAGAAGCTATGGGGGTGCTTAGGGTCATGTTTGGACCCAACATACCTAATGCCACTGATATACTAGTGCCTCGCTGGTGGAATAATAGGTTCCAGCGTGGCAGCTACAGCAACTATCCCATAATTCCCAATCCCCAACTTGTTCAAAACATTAAG GCTCCAGTGGGACGCATCTTCTTTACCGGTGAACACACGAGTGAAAGATTTAATGGTTACGTGCATGGTGGATACCTAGCAG GTATAGACACTGGTACTTCTTTACTAGAAGAAAtaaggaaaggaagaaaaggCGAGAGTCAAAATCATTTGCTAGAGCCCTTGCTAGCCTTGACTGGGTCATTAACCTTGAGTACGCAGACAGAAGCAGTCTCTAGTCTCCACAAATGTGACATACCCACGCAACTTTATCTTAGTGGCAAGCTTGGTCTTCCTGAAGCTATATTATGA
- the LOC121241208 gene encoding pentatricopeptide repeat-containing protein At3g53170, whose translation MESQALAHAKLHSSSTRSTRLPRDHMHAPNPLKSSIQLSKRSPKSISDGLQKDTKKDLSRILRTDAAVEGIARKANSRKYKQLWPKAVLEALDEAIRENQWETALKIFGLLRQQHWYEARCQTYTKLLMMLGKCRQPAQASLLFEIMLSEGLRPTLDVYTALVSSYGQCGLLDKALSTLEDMKSISDCKPDIYTYSILISCCTKFHRFDLIGRIRAEMSYLGIECSTVTYNTIINGYGKGEMFELMEDTLTEMIESESCLPDIFTLNTFVRAYGKLGQIEKMEEWYNVFQLMGIQPDMKTFNILIKSYGKAGMYEKMRSVMYYMEKRFFSPTIVTFNTVIEVFGKAGNIETMDIYFKKMKHQGIKPNAITYCSLVSAYSKAGHMVKVDSILRQVENSDVKLDTPFYNCIISAYGQTGDVERMGELFLKMKDRGCKPDNVTFATMIQAYNAKGMNEAAEKLEKKRIAVEEKFGMNLIGW comes from the exons ATGGAAAGCCAGGCCCTTGCCCACGCTAAACTACACTCATCCAGTACCCGTTCGACGAGATTACCCAGAGACCATATGCACGCACCAAACCCACTGAAGTCCTCTATCCAATTGTCAAAACGGAGCCCTAAATCTATCTCAGACGGGCTCCAGAAGGACACAAAAAAGGACCTGTCTCGGATTCTGCGAACGGACGCTGCTGTAGAAGGCATTGCGAGGAAAGCGAACTCGAGAAAGTATAAACAGCTGTGGCCTAAAGCTGTTTTGGAGGCCCTGGATGAGGCTATCAGAGAGAATCAATGGGAGACTGCTCTCAAG atTTTTGGATTGCTTCGTCAGCAACATTGGTACGAGGCAAGATGCCAAACATACACGAAGTTGTTAATGATGCTTGGCAAGTGCAGGCAACCTGCGCAGGCCAGCTTGCTTTTTGAGATCATGTTGTCTGAAGGGCTTAGACCTACTCTTGACGTCTATACTGCTCTAGTAAGTTCTTATGGGCAATGCGGCCTTCTTGACAAGGCTTTATCAACTCTTGAGGATATGAAATCAATCTCTGACTGCAAACCAGATATATACACGTATTCTATTCTTATTAGCTGTTGCACTAAGTTTCATCGTTTTGATCTGATTGGACGGATTCGTGCAGAGATGTCATATTTGGGGATTGAATGCAGCACTGTCACATACAATACTATTATCAACGGATACGGTAAGGGGGAAATGTTTGAACTAATGGAGGACACACTGACGGAAATGATTGAAAGTGAAAGCTGCCTTCCTGATATTTTCACGTTAAATACTTTTGTCAGGGCTTATGGGAAATTAGGGCAGATTGAGAAAATGGAGGAGTGGTATAATGTATTCCAGTTAATGGGAATACAGCCAGAcatgaagacattcaatatcCTGATCAAATCGTATGGAAAAGCAGGCATGTATGAGAAGATGAGGTCAGTTATGTATTATATGGAGAAAAGATTTTTCTCGCCAACAATTGTTACTTTTAATACAGTCATCGAGGTGTTTGGAAAAGCTGGAAATATTGAAACGATGGATATATACTTCAAGAAAATGAAGCATCAAGGAATCAAGCCGAATGCTATTACCTACTGCTCTCTTGTTAGTGCTTACAGTAAAGCTGGACATATGGTAAAAGTCGATTCGATTTTGAGGCAAGTAGAGAATTCAGATGTAAAACTAGATACTCCTTTTTATAACTGCATTATCAGCGCATATGGTCAGACTGGTGATGTGGAAAGGATGGGTGAGTTGTtcttgaaaatgaaagatagaggATGCAAACCGGATAATGTCACCTTTGCTACCATGATCCAAGCCTACAATGCAAAAGGCATGAATGAGGCTGCTGAAAAATTGGAGAAAAAGAGGATTGCAGTTGAAGAGAAATTTG GCATGAATTTGATTGGATGGTAG
- the LOC121241501 gene encoding probable ribosome biogenesis protein RLP24, producing the protein MRIEKCWFCSSTIYPGHGIQFVRNDAKIFRFCRSKCHKNFKMKRNPRKVKWTKAYRRLHGKDMTQDSTFEFERKRNRPERYDRNVTENTLKAIKTIDKVRSRREAKHIERRKKGKKAQQMREAVKELEQSISLVKAPSVLKEDPSLTLPKIKVKVSQALAENQPMEE; encoded by the exons ATGAGGATAGAGAAGTGTTGGTTTTGTTCCTCCACTATCTATCCAGGGCACGGTATTCAGTTTGTCCGCAATGATGCAAAG ATATTTCGTTTTTGTAGATCCAAATGCCACAAGAATTTCAAGATGAAGAGGAATCCTCGCAAGGTGAAATGGACTAAGGCCTATAGGCGGTTACATGGAAAGGACATGACTCAG GATTCTACCTTTGAGTTTGAGAGGAAGCGGAATAGGCCAGAGAGATATGACAGGAACGTTACGGAAAACACACTGAAGGCCATTAAGACGATTGATAAAGTCAGATCAAGGAGGGAGGCTAAACACATTGAGAGGAG aaagaagggaaagaaggCCCAGCAAATGAGAGAGGCAGTAAAGGAGCTGGAACAGAGCATCAGCTTGGTCAAAGCCCCATCTGTTCTCAAGGAGGACCCATCTCTCACTCTTCCGAAGATCAAGGTCAAGGTGTCCCAAGCACTGGCAGAGAACCAACCTATGGAAGAATGA